In one window of Solanum pennellii chromosome 2, SPENNV200 DNA:
- the LOC107009283 gene encoding probable dolichyl-diphosphooligosaccharide--protein glycosyltransferase subunit 3B — MHETWKSTMAISTIQSSFLLITILFLLSPITTHSNSSDDVLSELIHLRSKSPLGLIHLKDPLLQRILSIPSPKPFSSLIFFDARQLHSKPDNSIPSIKYEFSLLSSSFLTNNPQNNTQIFFFIIEFQESKSSFELFDVQSLPHIRLIPIYVTDVKTDCIKMDASGYSMGADSMKEFVEMNADVNMGPIHAPPFIPKKMMMIIGAGFLIWSPFLVKKFVIGNTLLQNKYIWMVASILVYFFSVSGTMYTIIRKAPLFLIDRNDPGKYHIFYQGSGMQLGAEGFAVGFLYTIVGLLLALMTHVLLHLKNRGTQSLLMALGLFVSFWAVKRVIYLNNWKTGYGVHAYWPSGWM; from the coding sequence ATGCATGAAACCTGGAAATCGACAATGGCGATCTCTACAATTCAATCTTCTTTTCTACTCATTACTATCCTGTTTCTCCTCTCGCCCATCACTACCCATTCCAATTCTTCCGATGACGTACTCTCTGAGCTGATACATCTCCGATCAAAATCTCCCCTCGGTCTGATCCACCTCAAAGACCCCCTTCTCCAACGCATCCTCTCAATTCCTTCCCCTAAACCATTCTCATCCCTCATATTCTTTGACGCAAGACAACTCCACTCTAAACCCGATAACTCAATCCCAAGTATCAAATATGAATTCTCCCTTCTCTCCTCTTCTTTCCTCACCAACAACCCCCAAAACAACACTCagattttcttcttcatcatagAATTTCAAGAATCGAAGTCTTCCTTCGAGCTTTTTGATGTTCAATCTTTACCCCACATTCGATTAATACCCATTTATGTGACCGATGTTAAAACGGATTGTATTAAAATGGATGCTTCTGGTTATTCTATGGGAGCTGACTCGATGAAGGAGTTTGTGGAGATGAATGCGGATGTTAATATGGGTCCAATTCATGCGCCCCCTTTTATTCCGAAgaaaatgatgatgattattggTGCTGGGTTTTTGATTTGGAGTCCATTTTTGGTGAAAAAGTTTGTTATTGGAAACACCCTTTTGCAGAATAAGTATATATGGATGGTTGCGTCGATTCTAGTGTATTTCTTCAGTGTTTCAGGGACAATGTATACTATAATTAGAAAAGCACCTCTGTTTTTGATTGATAGAAATGATCCAGGGAAGTATCATATCTTTTACCAAGGATCAGGGATGCAGTTAGGAGCTGAAGGTTTTGCTGTTGGATTCTTGTACACGATTGTTGGATTGTTGTTGGCACTAATGACTCATGTTTTGCTTCATCTGAAGAACAGAGGAACACAGAGTTTGCTCATGGCTTTGGGGCTTTTCGTTTCATTTTGGGCGGTAAAGAGGGTGATTTACTTAAATAATTGGAAGACTGGCTATGGTGTTCATGCTTATTGGCCTTCAGGTTGGATGTGA